GCGACGCGGCAGAAGGCGCAGGGTGAAGCCGACGCCATCTTGATTCGCGCGCGCTCCGAGGCGAAGGCCAACGAGATCATTCGCCTCTCCATGTCACCGACGGTCCTTCAGTACCGCTCGCTCGAGCGTTGGGACGGAAAGCTCCCGACGTTCAACGGTGGCGGAGCGATGCCAATGTTGACCTTCGACGCGGCAAAGCTCGCGAGCGGGCTCGACGAAGCGACCCGAGAAAAGAAGCTCAAGGAGCTCCTCGCCGAAGAAGCCGCGAAGGCGACGCAAGCGGCCGCCGTGCCGACTGTCGCGCCTCCGCCGATGCCTGCGCCGCCGAAGCAACCGGTACCGGTCACGCCAGCGCCGGCGACTCCCCCGAAATAGGGCTCACTCTTCGTGGACGCGGCCGTCGCTGTCGATCTCGACGACGCGCGGGCGTTCGGCGGCGCTCTTCGCGGGCAACGTGACCCGCGCGCCGCCGGGGAGCGACTCGGCGAGGATGCGCGTCCACGGCGCCGCGCGCGCGATCTCGCCGAGATCACGGCCCTCGGTAAAGAGAGGCGTCCCCGCGAAGTCGTAGCGAAACGCGATGAGGTGAGGTCGCGCGTCGGCCGCGCCCCCGTCCTTCGTCGACGAGCGAGCGAGGACCTGAAATACGAAGAGCGTGTCTTCCGTGTCGAAGGCCAAAGAGATCGGCGCGGGCAGCGTCGACACGGCGCCGACGGGGACGCCTTCGCGAGGCAGCGCGATGGTCGCATCGTGCCGCACGAACTGGAGGCGACTGCCTTGGATGCGCGAGCAGACGACGGCGGTGCCGCGCCGCGCGTAGGCGGCCGACACGAACTGACAATCGTCGCTTCGAAGCACGACGAGGTCGGTGAAGGGCGTTCCGTCAGCATCGAGGAGACGGCCCGCCACGACGCGCGCCGGCACGTCGTACGCGAGGAGCATGACACCGCCGCCGGAGCGCCCCACGATGACCGGCTCGCGAACCGGCGTAAGCATCGCGACCGTCGGGTGCGTCTTCTCCCAAAGAAGCTTGCGCTCCCGATCCTCGACGATGAGGAGAGGCAAGGAGTCGACTTCACCGGGACGCTGCACCAAGGTCGCCGCGCCGCCGCCGAGCAGACTCGCCCGCTGCACGGCGAGCGGTGACGCTGACGCTGACGCTGACGCTGGCGGTGACGCTTTGAAATGCGCGCGCACCTTCGACATGAAGGGTCGCAGGGCCGGCTCGTCTTCACCCTCGCTCGCCCGGGAGAACGGCGGCTCTCCCACAAGCGGCCCCGCGAGACCCGCGCGCGTGGGCCGCGGCGGTGTTTCGGCAAGACGAGGAGGCGGAGAGACCGAAGGGCTGGCGTTGTTCGACGCGGAGGCCGCGGCGGCGTCACCCACGGCAGCGTCCACGGCGGAGGGCCGACGACACCCCGCCGCAGCGAACGCGGCGACGAACGCTAGCGCTTGGAGCGGGCTCGTCACGGCGCCGGGTCGCGGTTCCGCTCGTAGAGCAGTCGCAGGCCGCGAAGGGTCAGGTCGTCGTCGACGACGCGGATGCTCTGAGAGAGCGGCCCAATGCGAGACGCGAGGCCGCCGGTGGCGATGACATCGCAAGAAAAGTCGAGCTCGCCTCGGATACGCGCGACGACGCCGTCGACGAGACCGACGTAGCCGTAGACGATGCCCGACTGCATCGAGTGGATGGTGTTGCGGCCCACGACCTTGGGCGGCTGCGCGATCTCGACGCGCGGCAGCTTGGCGGCGCGCGCGAAGAGCGCATCGGCGCTGATTTGAATCCCCGGCGCGATGACGCCGCCGAGGTATTCGCCCTTGGGCGTCACGCAGTCGAAGGTCGTCGCCGTGCCGAAGTCGACCACGATCACGCCGGCCTTCACCTTGTCGAAGGCCGCCACCGAGTTCACGATGCGGTCGGCGCCCACCTCGCGCGGATTGTCGACGAGGATCGGCATACCGCTCTTGATGCCGGGCCCCACCACAAGCACTTCGCGGGAAAATCCCCGACGCGCAAGCGCGACCATCGGCTCCGTCAACGACGGCACGACACTCGCGACGATGACCGCGTCGACCTTGTCGGCGCGAACGCCGGCGTGGTCGAGCAGCTCGTGGAGCACGACCATGTATTCGTCAGACGTGCGCGCCCGGCTCGACTCAACGCGAAACTGATGCAGCAGCGTCTCGCCGTCGTAGATGCCGTAGACGATGTTCGTGTTCCCGACGTCGATGGCGAGGAGCATTCCCCATGCTTAGAGCAAAGCTCGCAGCCTGACCACGGCGGAAGTGCGCGACGTCTTGCCCCCGTCGACGCGTCACGGACCGTCTTGAACCTTGACGTCGGCGACCACGTCGCCTTCGGCGACGGCGTCCCAGGGGCCGGAGGCGCGACCAACGTGGGCGTAGTCGCCATCCAGGTGCGGCACGCGGGAAAGGGTCACGAAAAACTGCGACGACCCCGTGTCGCGGCCCGCGAGCGCCATGCCTACGTCGAGGGGTCGGAAGGCCGCGGGCGACGTCTCGCACCGGAGCAGCTTGCCCGAGCCGCCGTAGCCGTCGCCGCCGGGATCGCCGAGTTGCACCACGAAGGCGGGAACGACGCGATGCACGACGACCCCGCGGAAGAAGCCGCTCTTGGCGAGCGACACCATTCGCGTCGCAGTCACGGGCGCGAGGCTAGGGTCGAAGGCGACGGTGAGCTCCGCGCCAGAGACGGAGAAAATCACCTTCGTGGGTCGCGCGAGGAGCGAATCGAGCTCCGGCGCGGCCGCCGCCTCCTTCCCGTCGCACTTCGTGGTGGCCGGCTCCGAAAGGGACGCGAGGGCTTGTTTTCCCTTCTGCCTTAGCGTCGTGTTCGAGTCGGCGCAGGCCGCGAGCGCGAGCGCCTTCGCCAGGGGATGGAGCGAAGCGACGGACGCGTCGAGGAGGGCGCCCTTGGTCTCGACGAGATCTTCGCTCCACGGCGTCTCGGCGGCGCTCTTGAGGGCCTCCTCGATTTCGGGAGCGAGCTTCGCCCGCGGCCCTGGCGCGAAGAATCGCGACGGGTTCGATTTGATGAGGTCGGCGGCGGTGGCCACGAGCCCCGCCTTCTTTGAGAGCAGCGCGTCCCGCACCGGACCGATCACGTCGCCCCCTAGCTCGGGGTGAGTCGCCGTGGCCTCCAAGGCGGCCTCACGAACGCGCAAGTGAGGGCTGTTCTTTGCCAGCGCGAGGAAGCGCCCGCGACGGGCGCCGACGAGGCCTCCACTCACGAGCGAACGAAGAACCGCGCGCTCACGCGTCGCGTCACCGTCGGGGCCGCAGCGCACGAGCACCTCGGCGGCGTCGTCACCGTGCGCGAGTCCGAGGGCGGCCTCGCATCGGACCGCCACGATGCCGCGCGCGACGGGCGACTTTGGGTCCTCCGGAAGCGGCAGCGACGCGAGCGCAAAGAGCGTCTTTTGCGCGGCGCCGTCGGCCTTGCCTTCCTTGCCTTCTACCTTGCCGAGGGCCGCGAGCAACGCGACGAGGAGATGATGCCCCGCGCCGCTCGCCAACTCGCGGTACGGCGACAGCCGCTCGAGCGCGAAGAGCGCCGCGGCGCGGCCCGGAGTTCCGCTCTTTTCAAGACCTCGGGCGGCCTCGATGCGCTCCGCAAGCGTGGAAGCACCGTCCAACGCGACGGCGCGAAGCTCGTCGGTCGCCTGGGCCTTCGCGAGGGCGCGCACGGCAAAGATGCGCGTTTCGCCCGGGCCCGCGAGCGCGGCTCGCGCGACCTCGCGGAGGCGCGGTCGGAAGGTCTCCGGAACCGGCGTCATGCGGCTCCACGGGAAGAGCGCCCCGCGGTCGCCTTGCCGCACCGGTGACGTCGTGGCCGCCTCGAGCAGCACGGTCATCGACTC
This region of Myxococcales bacterium genomic DNA includes:
- a CDS encoding type III pantothenate kinase encodes the protein MLLAIDVGNTNIVYGIYDGETLLHQFRVESSRARTSDEYMVVLHELLDHAGVRADKVDAVIVASVVPSLTEPMVALARRGFSREVLVVGPGIKSGMPILVDNPREVGADRIVNSVAAFDKVKAGVIVVDFGTATTFDCVTPKGEYLGGVIAPGIQISADALFARAAKLPRVEIAQPPKVVGRNTIHSMQSGIVYGYVGLVDGVVARIRGELDFSCDVIATGGLASRIGPLSQSIRVVDDDLTLRGLRLLYERNRDPAP
- a CDS encoding peptidylprolyl isomerase, whose protein sequence is MSSTRAARWRLACGLLAAASTSACRRPPTSAVPDAGPMATPAPVVDLRELARAEDRRSAKELAAALAGEPPADVAVRRLATRGLARIGDEAAAAALRARLADEDPEIVMWSAYGLGYVCKLQPDVHVRALVARATTLEGADAGAAAADARFAIARALGRCGTELAERTLASWRKSDGAMAEASGYALGDIAARRTLSDESMTVLLEAATTSPVRQGDRGALFPWSRMTPVPETFRPRLREVARAALAGPGETRIFAVRALAKAQATDELRAVALDGASTLAERIEAARGLEKSGTPGRAAALFALERLSPYRELASGAGHHLLVALLAALGKVEGKEGKADGAAQKTLFALASLPLPEDPKSPVARGIVAVRCEAALGLAHGDDAAEVLVRCGPDGDATRERAVLRSLVSGGLVGARRGRFLALAKNSPHLRVREAALEATATHPELGGDVIGPVRDALLSKKAGLVATAADLIKSNPSRFFAPGPRAKLAPEIEEALKSAAETPWSEDLVETKGALLDASVASLHPLAKALALAACADSNTTLRQKGKQALASLSEPATTKCDGKEAAAAPELDSLLARPTKVIFSVSGAELTVAFDPSLAPVTATRMVSLAKSGFFRGVVVHRVVPAFVVQLGDPGGDGYGGSGKLLRCETSPAAFRPLDVGMALAGRDTGSSQFFVTLSRVPHLDGDYAHVGRASGPWDAVAEGDVVADVKVQDGP